The Branchiostoma floridae strain S238N-H82 chromosome 3, Bfl_VNyyK, whole genome shotgun sequence genomic sequence catccacacacaggcaaacatacgtgttcatggtgctgaacactatccacacacaggcaaacatacctgtccctggtgctgaacaccatccacacacaggcaaacatacctgtccctggtgctgaacaccatccacacacaggcaaacatacctgttcctgatgctgaacaccatccacacacagccaaacatacctgtccctggtgctgaacaccatccacacacaggcaaacatacctgtccctggtgctgaacaccatccacacacagccaaacatacctgtccttggtgctgaacaccatccacacacaggcaaacatacctgtccctggtgcttaacactatccacacacaggcaaacatacgtgttcatggtgctgaacactatccacacacaggcaaacaggcctgtccctggtgctgaacaccatccacacaaaggcaaacatacctgtccctggtgctgaacaccatccacacacagccaaacatacctgtccttggtgctgaacaccatccacacacaggcaaacatacctgtccctggtgcttaacactatccacacacaggcaaacatacgtgttcatggtgctgaacactatccacacacaggcaaacaggcctgtccctggtgctgaacaccatccacacaaaggcaaacatacctgttcCTGATGCTGAACACAGTCCACACAtaggcaaacatacctgtccctggtgctgaacgccatcttGACACTGGTGAACACACCTGTTCCTTGTGCTAAACACTATCCATAcacacatacctgtccttggtgctgaacatcacccccacacaggtgaacacaTCTGTcgctggtgctgaacactgaaattgaaaaataaacaagcaaGTATGTTATTTTTCAAGCACTTATGATTGTTCCTATTTTATCAGTATGTAAGTGTTTGCATGGCTGACATGTGTGATTGATTACAGATTACAGAGTGGAGCTAAGAAGAACAACTGCAGTTCACTAACTGATACCAGGAGCTGGACACGAAATGAGACTGTCATCAAAGACATACAGTAAGAGAGACGTTTTCATACCATTCTTAATCATTAACATCTGCAACATGTAACATATGCAacgtaacagttactcaagcaactggatataatttggAAAAGGtcaaacatttcagatagcatctactgtctttcatcagtgactatACGGGAATCTTGATTTAACAGGCTTTAAAGCAAAACTCGGAATTGATTTGTTGGAATCACATTGAACCATCTTAGAAGTGTCTTCCACTGGATGCTGTCTAAAACTTCTAGTCGTTTCCAtattctatccagttgcttgtgtgtAACTGTTGCTTTGTCTGTCTTACACTCTGGACGTCTCATCTTCAACAATGTATCTACTAACATTGTAAGTCATTTCAATTGGTTGAAGCTGTGGCTTAGACATGCATGTCTAAGCAAAACATGTGTGGACAGAAGAACAAGATAGGTCTCTccattaaaataaaagtaattcAATTTTACAAAGCTGGTCATGTAATCTTATAAGTTCTTAGAGTCAGACACTTCAGAAACATCCACAAAATGCTAGTTCGACTtgtcttcagtgactgttcacTGATGAAACTGATATATGATGAAAGACAACGGATGCCATATGAAATGTATGACCCTGTTAGTTGAGACTCATTTTGCCTTCAACCACTGGAAGCTGGCTCCTAAATTCCCTGAAAATCTGTCACGATAAGTGCACTGCTCGGCTAGAATAACTGTTATTACTGGGAGTTTGTTCAGTCTGGCTGTTAGATAAAGGTAAGGCAGTAGATCTATTGCAGTATCACTGGAAATTGGCATATGCCCAGGTACTGGTTCGGAATAAATGTGTTTGGCAATTTGGAATTATGAATTAATTCTAATGATGTCACACAAATTTGATTTTATAGATGATTCTGTCTGGAGTTCACAAATCTGACTACAAAGAGTCAAAATGAATCTTCCTTGTGTATGATGCTTAACTGAGGTGGCATAAGGAatcttttcaaattgcatgGGACATTATGGATCATGCTCAGATAGTAGACAGGTTGTGAGTTGACTACCATATTGAGTATGATGCATGCATCATCCATTCAAAAACTCACAAAGTTGTTCTTTGCTTATTTTCCCTCGTGGTAGATATACACATTGAACTTGATTCTCATTGTTACTGATAAATGATTGTCAGATTATTAGTTTTCGTTTGTCTTTGTACAACCAACAATTAAtgatttctttttccttttgttATAATGTTAATGTTCCTTTTGTTTTTAACTTCCTATGTTGTCTCCATGTTCATATATGAAAATGCAtcagaagaaaagaaattacattgtactgtactgtactgtaaacccATTTTGATGTTGCAGTCATTGATTTTAGCTGTTAGGGGGAAAGAGAGTAGTTCAAGGCATTTAATTTTGACATTGACAACAAACATCACTGTCTCAAATGTTAGTATCAAATATATGCGGTGACAGTTAGCATCACTATCAACAAGTTTATAGGTTTATCAAGTTAAATTCCTTTAGCTGTCACATGTAAAATGAAGTATGAACTTCTTGTCTGCAGGGAGAAGGTAAAGCAGTTCTTTGACCCCAGAAGCAACATCTCCCTCCTCCAGTCCCAGGTGAAGCCAGGCGATCGCATCTGGTTCCTAGAAAGCCATCTGTTCTGGCACCCGTCGGTGACGGTGTCCCAGAACTTCCACAACATGCTGCCCTCCAGGCCACCACTGGAGAATAAACACTTCCGCAAGTGCGCAGTGGTGGGGAACTCAGGAATTCTCTTCAACTCCGGGTGCGGTAAGGAGATCGACACTCATGACTTTGTGTTCCGGTGCAACCTACCCGAGCTGGAAGGCCACGAGAGGGACGTGGGCACCAAGTCCAACTTCACCACCATGAACCCCTCCGTGATGTTTACTTATTACAAGGATTTTGCAGAGCCGAAGCTTAAGGAACGCTTTATCAAGAGACTCCGTCGTTTAGAAGGGGGAATTTTGTTCATACCTGCTTTTGTTGCAAAGTCGGAAAAACACCATGTGCAGTGGACAAACGACATAATCTTAAAACACAATATCAACGTGCGTACAGCATACCCAAGTCCAGACATGGAGAAATGGATTAGAAGGTGAGAAATTCCTTTTCACATTTGGTTCCTAAAGTTTCACTTATTACAAACTATGTACACTTTCAACTAATGTCAAGGTATTGTATCTTATTGATAAGTTTTTCATTCCCTTTCGCTTGACTTTATGTTCGACCTACAGGAATTTTTCACCTAATAGATAGTTACCAGACAGTGAGTATATCATCATATATGTGACCTTACCTATTGTGTCATATGGTTTCAAATTCATGTCTTTTTTCATATATATGTCAGAACAGAGATCGCAATCACTGATTCTATTGGTACAGGTCACAATCTGAGTCTCCATCAATGCACTTGGGTGGTATTCTATGTATGAATTCTAGATTTTAAGTCAATCCATTTTTGTCAATACTGATCTTAGTAAAGATACAGTAACCAAAGACAAAAAGTTCTGACCGTCTTTTAAAGGAATAGCTCAGATTTATAATCACTAAATTTAAGAGACTCCAATCAATTCTACCAGATTGCAATGTTTACCCCggaatgcacatgtacatgtagtatggaaATCTGTCTCAAGTATGAAAATTCCTTGTGAGAATCCATGACAAAATGTATTCACACCCCCTTTCTTTCAATATATACAGCAATATAAACAGCCGTCCATAGGAAATTGTCGTCAGCATGCATCAGGTTCAAGATTTAGGAATGGCTGGACGATTTGGGGCCCAAACTTTGGACGAAACCAACCCTGCCAACATTCTTCTTTTTAAATGTTACGCATTTCAAAAGTCTATGTACCAATACAATGAATGCACATGTAGCTGGCTACTTAAAACCACATTGACataatgttttatacaatgaataaTATGATTGAAGTGAGGATGCCAAAGAAAGATGTTTTACTCTGGAACGGATTGATTTTGGATGTTCATTAACGTTGACTCCACCAAAACCAAATGCCAGACAAGTAAAGGGTCAACTTTACTACATCCATCCATCGATCGAAAGACATCCCTCTTAAACCACAGCCAAATGCCACAATCCAATCATATTATCCGCCTGAAGCCTTGACAGCTCATATCTCACCCTCCATATCACACCCTCCTTTCTTGTCCTTGATTTCTTTGTGCATAGTTCGTCAAGGTTAAAAGGTCAAGATGCAGAATGAATAGTTGCTTGATTGCTTCCTTGTGAGGAGCCACTGGTTGTTCATCTCATTTTACTTTCAAGTCGTGCACGGCTCCATTAGTGTCAAGGCTTAAGTACCGGCTGGGGTAAAGATGGCGTCTCAGTTCAGCATGTAGACTTAATAAAATGTCTCCAAcactaaggcctctatcaataCTGAGTCTTAATGGGACACACTTCATAGTACTTTGTAAGAAGGAAGCTGACATAAGGGTATAAGTCATGGCCactgtaaatccatttttttctgttctctAAGTCTGTACCATTTCCTAAGGGATCAGTGCCTGGCAAGTGCACACTATGTAAAGGAAGTCCTGTA encodes the following:
- the LOC118411945 gene encoding alpha-2,8-sialyltransferase 8B-like yields the protein MACHGATGIFHGSLGRKRMGFLVLMFLVLFSMMAFHVQRQWMFVRDTTLLETLECYRLQSGAKKNNCSSLTDTRSWTRNETVIKDIQEKVKQFFDPRSNISLLQSQVKPGDRIWFLESHLFWHPSVTVSQNFHNMLPSRPPLENKHFRKCAVVGNSGILFNSGCGKEIDTHDFVFRCNLPELEGHERDVGTKSNFTTMNPSVMFTYYKDFAEPKLKERFIKRLRRLEGGILFIPAFVAKSEKHHVQWTNDIILKHNINVRTAYPSPDMEKWIRRYWKSTEYRVARPSSGMWMYTFAASLCDEVHLYGMYPFDIDRYGRNIKYHYYDPRPFATMYGGHDMPIEFQVFKSLHEKGALRLQTDKCQASR